The sequence below is a genomic window from Bosea sp. F3-2.
ACGAGCGATGCGACCGCCGCGACCAGGATGACGAGTGCGTTCGCCACCATCTTGGCGAGCATGATCTCGACTGGCGTGACCGGCATCACCAGGAGATGCTCGACCGTGCCCTGCTCGCGCTCGCGGATCAGTGCCGCGCCGGTCAGCACGATCGTCAGCAGCGTGACGTTGTTGAGGATCTGCATGACCGAGCTGAACCAGCCCGAGTCGAGATTGGGGTTGAAGCGCGCCCGCACCACCAGATTGATCGGCAGCGAGGTTGTGGTCTCGCGCCCGGCCTGCCGGTTTGCGATCTCCTGCGCGATGATCTGCTGGATGTAGACCGCGCCGTTGCCGGCCTGGGTCATCGCGGTGGCGTCGATGTTGAGCTGCAGCGTTGCAGGACGCCCGGCCTGCAGGTCCGCCTGGAACTTGGGCGGGATCTCCAGCACGAAGACCAGGCGGCCGGAGTTCATCTCGGCGTCGATCTCGTTTGCGGCAATGCGCTTGGAGACCTTGAATAGTGGCGGGCCGAAGGCGCCCAGCAGGCTGCGCGAGAATTCGGACTGGTCCTCGTCGACGATGCCGATGGTGAGATCGCGCGCCTCCAGCTTCACGCCGGTCGCGACGGTGTAGACGGCGATGCTGAAGGTGTAGACCACCAGCACCAGCATGATCGGGTCGGCCCGGAGGCTGCGCAGCTCCTTCACCACGAGGCGCAGGATGTTCTGAAGATGGATGACGAGCGCGGCCATCTCAGACTTCCTGCTTGCGCAATGCGAGCTGGGCGACGACCAGGAAGAGCAGGAAGAAGAAACCGAGCATCACCAGATTCGGCCAAAGCGCGGCCGCCCCCAGCCCCTTGGTGAAGACACCAACACTGACCGGCTGGTACCAGGCCGGCGGCAGGGTCATGCCGATGAGACGGCCGCCGCCCGAGAGCGAGGCGACCGGTACCATCAGGCCGGAGAAATTGACCGCCGGGATGATCGAGAGGATCGCCGTCGCGAAGACGGCCGACACCTGCGTGCGCGTGAAGCTGGAGATGAGCTGGCCGAAGCCGGTCGTGGCGGAGACATAGAGCAGGGTTGCGAGCCCCAGCACCCAGGCCGAGCCCTTGATCGGCACCGCGAAGACGGTGAGCGCGATCACGACCAGCATGACGAAGCTGGCCATCGCGACGGCGATATAGGGCAGCTGCTTGCCGAACAGGAACTCGAAGCGGCTGATCGGGGTCGAGCGGAAATTGGCGATCGAGCCGGTTTCCTTTTCACGGACGACGCCGATCGCCGACATGATCGCCGGAATGAGGATCAGCATCAGCATGATCACGCTCGGCACCATCGCATTGGCGCTCTTGAAGTCCTGATTGTAGCGGAAGCGCGTCTCGATCGTGACGGCGGCAGGCGCATGGCTCGACGCCGCATGGGCCGCTGTAAAGTCTCGCGCATATTGCGCGGCCAGGCCCGTGACATAGCCGCGGGTCGTCTCGGCCCGGAACGGCATGGCGCCATCGAGCCAGACAGAAAGTTCCGGCGTCCGCCCGGCCTTCAGGTCGCGGCCGAAGGAGGGCGGGATTTCGATAGCGAGCTGCAGCTCGCCGCTCCTCAGCCGTTGATCCAGTTCCGCCGTGGAGCGGATCGGCGCCTGCTCGCTGAAATAGCGCGAACTGGAGAAGGCCTCGATCAGCTGCCGGCTCTCCATCGATTTGTCCTGATCATAGGCAGCGAATTTCAGGTTCTCGACATCGAAGGAGATGCCGAAGCCGAAGGCCAGCATCAGCAGCAGCGGTCCCAGGAAGGCGAAGCTCAGCCGGATCGGGTCGCGCAGCAGCTCCATCGTCTCGCGACGGGTGCAGGCCCAGAGCCGGCGCGGATCGAAGCGGCGGGCCGGCGGCGCAGGCTGGGCCGCGGCAGCGGGGATGATCGCGGCTTCCACCGGTGCTTCCTCGATGCCGGCAGCTTCCTTG
It includes:
- a CDS encoding ABC transporter permease — protein: MAALVIHLQNILRLVVKELRSLRADPIMLVLVVYTFSIAVYTVATGVKLEARDLTIGIVDEDQSEFSRSLLGAFGPPLFKVSKRIAANEIDAEMNSGRLVFVLEIPPKFQADLQAGRPATLQLNIDATAMTQAGNGAVYIQQIIAQEIANRQAGRETTTSLPINLVVRARFNPNLDSGWFSSVMQILNNVTLLTIVLTGAALIREREQGTVEHLLVMPVTPVEIMLAKMVANALVILVAAVASLVFIVEWALGVPIAGSLLLFVLGTAIYAFSVAALGILLGTLATTMGQFGLLAIPVFVVTQLLSGATTPMESMPIWLQWIMRIFSPTPHFVSFSQGVLYRGAGFDVVWPEIAKIIAIGAAYFAFALARFRKVIFA